One region of Oryza glaberrima chromosome 7, OglaRS2, whole genome shotgun sequence genomic DNA includes:
- the LOC127780184 gene encoding fatty acid desaturase DES2-like, which translates to MAPPGSLSPPFPQDLVQGRALSPPPLGSPPDLAEGRRTPPGSPPHPLLPDWVEGRGSLGYCHLLRTVINRNTGTSGRRTTTVVEGKKQELLLRRSGSSAAMQRSPVYKPPFTLGDIKKAIPPHCFHRSVIKSFSYLLHDLAIAAGLLYFALVGIPALPSILRLVAWPLYWAAQGSVLTGVWVIGHECGHHAFSDYLLLDNLVGLVLHSALLTPFFSWKYSHRRHHANTGSMEKDEVYVAKKKSALPWYTPYVFGNPVGRLVYIALQLTLAWPLYLAFNLSGQPYPRLVTCHYDPYSPLFSDQERVQVLVSDAAILAVLLALHRLTAAYGLWWVVRVYGVPVMIVGALFVLITYLHHTHRALPHYDSSEWEWLRGSLATVDRDYGVLNRVLHNVTDTHVLHHLFPSMPHYHAMEATRAARPVLGEYYKFDRTPIIEATWREAKECMYVEPRERDGIYWYNNKF; encoded by the exons ATGGCGCCGCCTGGTAGCCTGTCGCCTCCCTTCCCGCAGGATCTGGTGCAGGGGAGGGCgttgtcgccaccgccgcttggTAGCCCGCcggatctagcggaggggaggaggacgccgcctGGTAGCCCACCACATCCCCTCCTGCCGGATTGGGTGGAGGGGAGAGGGTCACTGGGCTACTGCCACCTG TTACGTACTGTCATCAATAGAAATACGGGTACCAGCGGGCgccggacgacgacggtggtggaggGGAAGAAACAAGAGCTACTACTCCGCCGTTCCGGCAGCAGCGCAGCCATGCAGCGCTCACCGGTGTACAAACCGCCGTTCACGCTGGGGGACATAAAGAAGGCCATCCCGCCGCACTGCTTCCACCGCTCCGTGATCAAGTCATTCTCCTACCTGCTCCACGACCTTGCCATTGCCGCTGGCCTCCTCTACTTTGCTCTGGTCGGCATCCCTGCCCTCCCAAGCAtcctccgcctcgtcgcctGGCCGCTCTACTGGGCCGCGCAGGGCAGTGTACTCACCGGCGTGTGGGTCATCGGGCACGAGTGTGGCCACCACGCCTTCTCGGACTACTTGCTCCTCGACAACCTCGTGGGCCTAGTGCTCCACTCGGCGCTTCTCACGCCCTTCTTCTCGTGGAAGTACAGCCACCGGCGGCACCACGCCAACACCGGCTCCATGGAGAAAGACGAGGTGTACGTCGCGAAGAAGAAGTCCGCGCTGCCGTGGTACACCCCGTACGTGTTCGGCAACCCCGTCGGGCGGCTGGTGTACATCGCCCTGCAGCTCACCCTCGCGTGGCCACTCTACCTCGCGTTCAACCTGTCCGGGCAGCCGTACCCACGCCTCGTCACCTGCCACTACGACCCCTACAGCCCGCTGTTCAGCGACCAGGAGCGCGTCCAAGTCCTCGTCTCCGACGCCGCCATCCTGGCCGTGCTGCTCGCGCTGCACAGGCTGACGGCGGCGTACGGGCTCTGGTGGGTGGTGCGCGTGTACGGCGTGCCGGTGATGATCGTGGGCGCGCTGTTCGTGCTCATCACGTACCTGCACCACACCCACCGGGCGCTCCCGCACTACGACTCCAGCGAGTGGGAGTGGCTGCGCGGCTCGCTCGCCACCGTCGACCGCGACTACGGCGTCCTCAACCGCGTGCTGCACAACGTCACGGACACGCACGTCCTCCACCACCTCTTCCCCAGCATGCCACACTACCACGCCATGGAGGCCACCAGGGCAGCGAGGCCCGTCCTCGGTGAGTACTACAAGTTTGACCGCACGCCCATCATCGAGGCAACATGGCGTGAGGCCAAGGAGTGCATGTACGTTGAGCCCAGGGAGCGCGATGGTATCTACTGGTACAACAACAAGTTTTAG